GATCACCTCGCGCCCGTACTTGGCCACGACATGGAAGAGGTCGAAGACCACCTCGGCCTGCGGGCAATGCTCGCGGATCTCCAGTTCATAGGCGGTCGTCATGTCGATGGCAACAGCCTCGATGCGCTCGGCCGCCCCTGCCGGGAGTTGCTCAAAGAAGGCGCGCGCCGTCTCGCGCGAGCGGCCCTGACCGATCCAGAGCACCTGGCGCCCAATCGGATCGACCACCACTGTGGCGTAGCGATGGCCCTTGTGCAGCGCGAATTCGTCCATGGCGAGGTATCGGATGCTGGACCAGTCCGGCTCGACGACCGCCTCGTGCAGACGCGCCTTGTCTATCGATTTGACGGTGTGCCAGCCCAGATCATAGAAGGCCGCCACAGCCTGCACCGTGCAGCTACGTAGCAACTGCCCACAGGCCTGCGCCAGCCTGGCTGTGACGCGCTGATAGCGCCCCAGCCATTCGAGCCGCTCCAGGCGCGGGCCACCGCATTGATCGCACCAGACGCGCCTGCGGGGGACATGGAGCACCACTCGGTACTCGAACAGCGGAAGATCGCGCACGCGCCGCACCACCGTCTCATGGACCTGTCGGCACTTCGATCCGCATTCCTCGCAGTACATGACCTTGCTGACGGGCTTCAGGTACAGCGCTAACGTACGGCTTTCTCCTTCAGGCCATTCAACCCGATCGAGCTTGTAGCCGTCCCAGCAGCCCAAGGCCTGCAGTGTCTTCCGATCCAGCATTCCGCTCCTCAACAGCCGTCTTAACGGCCATTAGGATACGGAATGTGGCAATCCAGCCCCCGGAATTCTGCGAAGAACCAAAAAAACGCCGCGGTGCAGGGAGCACCGCGGCGAACGATTTAGGATTAAAGGCGCTGTTTCCAGCAGGGGTGGAGCATCGCAGATGTGGGCTGCAAAATGCAGCACCCTTCGGAGGTAGGTTCCCGTCCTACAGGGGGAAACCCAAGGGTGGGCGGCCAACTGTGGCAACTGTTCGTCGGTCACTTTCAGTGCCCGAGGCGCGTAGGCTTGGGGCGATCCGGCGAAGAAGGAATTTCTCTTTGCGCCACACCTACGGCCGCCAAAAGGTCTTCGTTCCAGCGAAGGGCCGTCAGGCTGCGCAGCATCGAGCACAATGCTCGTACGGCCAGAAGCGTATCGCCACCGTCGCGACGAGTCGCTCTAATGAGCTGGATCTGCGCTCGGATTCGGCGACGCGTGTCGACAATTGCGGGGCGCTCCAGG
This region of Cupriavidus sp. EM10 genomic DNA includes:
- a CDS encoding ISL3 family transposase; translation: MLDRKTLQALGCWDGYKLDRVEWPEGESRTLALYLKPVSKVMYCEECGSKCRQVHETVVRRVRDLPLFEYRVVLHVPRRRVWCDQCGGPRLERLEWLGRYQRVTARLAQACGQLLRSCTVQAVAAFYDLGWHTVKSIDKARLHEAVVEPDWSSIRYLAMDEFALHKGHRYATVVVDPIGRQVLWIGQGRSRETARAFFEQLPAGAAERIEAVAIDMTTAYELEIREHCPQAEVVFDLFHVVAKYGREVIDRVRVDQANRLRDDRPARRVLKSTRWLLLRNKENLSDSQAVHLNEVLQANQPLLTVYILRDELKRLWFYRRPGWAQKAWEHWCEQASQSRIPALELFAQRLKAYWHGIIARCRHPLNTSVVEGINNTIKVIKRRAYGYRDEEYFFLKIKAAFPGIPR